A genome region from Mycobacterium florentinum includes the following:
- the mutA gene encoding methylmalonyl-CoA mutase small subunit, whose protein sequence is MSIDVPERADLEQVRERWRTAVAGVLAKSARKDPAELGEQPEQLLDTPTYDGFAVRPLYTAFDELPEPSLPGEWPYLRGADPLRDVKSGWKVVEAFPSVGATAAETNAAVLGALGDGVSALLLRVGKDGVAPQDLEGLLAGVYLSMAPIILEAGADYAAAADAMLALVAEVESDQRATLSVDLGADPLTAALSGRPAPAIDEVVAVASRVTGDRGVRAITVDGPAFHNLGANATWELAAGIAAAVAYLRVLTESGMPVRRALGQISFRLAADDDQFMTIAKMRAVRQLWARVADVVGEPDAGGAIVHAETSLPMMTQRDPWVNMLRSTLAAFGAGVGGVDTVLVFPFDIAIPGGFPGTARSFARRIARNTQLLLLEESHVGRVLDPGGGSWFVEDLTKRLAEGAWEHFQAVEGRGGFVDARDYIAEVIADIAARRADDIAHRRTSITGVNEFPNLAEPALPQGDSIGYPEVGNLRRYAAGFEALRDRSDAFLARTDSRPKALLLPLGPLAEHNIRTTFAANLLASGGIEAVNPGTLDADGVAAAVSDAGSPAVVVICGTDKRYATEAAAIVDAARNAGVARIYLAGPEKAVADTDPEHRPDEYLTAKINAIEALSDLLTRLGA, encoded by the coding sequence GTGTCCATTGACGTACCCGAGCGTGCGGACCTGGAACAGGTCCGCGAGCGCTGGCGCACCGCGGTCGCGGGTGTGCTTGCCAAGAGCGCCCGCAAGGATCCCGCCGAGCTGGGGGAGCAACCCGAGCAGCTGCTGGACACCCCGACCTACGACGGGTTCGCTGTCCGCCCGCTCTACACCGCGTTCGACGAGCTGCCCGAGCCGTCCCTGCCCGGCGAGTGGCCCTACCTGCGCGGCGCTGACCCGTTGCGCGACGTCAAGTCCGGCTGGAAGGTCGTCGAGGCGTTTCCGTCCGTCGGTGCCACCGCCGCCGAAACCAACGCGGCCGTGCTGGGTGCGCTCGGCGACGGCGTCAGTGCGCTGCTGCTCCGAGTGGGGAAGGACGGTGTCGCGCCCCAGGACCTCGAAGGGCTGCTCGCGGGTGTTTACCTGAGCATGGCGCCGATCATCCTCGAGGCCGGCGCCGACTACGCTGCGGCGGCCGACGCGATGCTGGCCCTGGTGGCCGAGGTCGAATCCGACCAGCGCGCCACCTTGTCGGTAGACCTGGGTGCCGACCCGTTGACCGCCGCGCTGAGCGGACGTCCCGCGCCGGCGATCGACGAGGTCGTCGCGGTCGCCTCGCGGGTGACCGGCGATCGCGGCGTGCGGGCGATCACCGTCGACGGACCCGCCTTCCACAACCTTGGGGCCAACGCGACCTGGGAGCTGGCCGCCGGCATCGCGGCCGCGGTGGCCTATCTGCGGGTGCTCACCGAGTCGGGCATGCCGGTCCGGCGGGCGCTGGGCCAGATCAGTTTCCGGCTGGCCGCCGACGATGACCAATTCATGACGATCGCCAAGATGCGTGCCGTGCGCCAACTGTGGGCGCGGGTCGCCGACGTGGTCGGGGAGCCCGACGCCGGCGGGGCGATTGTGCACGCGGAGACGTCCCTGCCGATGATGACCCAGCGCGATCCGTGGGTGAACATGCTGCGCAGCACGCTGGCCGCGTTCGGCGCCGGTGTCGGTGGCGTCGACACCGTGCTGGTGTTCCCGTTCGACATCGCGATCCCCGGCGGATTCCCCGGCACGGCGCGAAGCTTCGCGCGGCGCATCGCGCGCAACACCCAGCTGCTGCTGCTGGAGGAGTCGCACGTGGGCCGGGTGCTGGACCCCGGCGGCGGATCGTGGTTCGTCGAAGACCTCACGAAGCGGCTTGCCGAGGGCGCCTGGGAACACTTTCAGGCCGTCGAGGGCCGCGGCGGATTCGTCGACGCTCGCGACTACATCGCCGAGGTGATCGCCGACATTGCCGCACGGCGTGCCGATGACATCGCGCACCGCCGCACCTCGATCACCGGCGTCAACGAATTTCCGAACCTGGCCGAACCCGCACTGCCGCAAGGCGATTCGATCGGTTACCCCGAGGTCGGGAACTTACGACGTTACGCGGCGGGATTCGAGGCGCTGCGCGATCGCTCGGATGCCTTCCTGGCCCGCACCGATTCCCGCCCCAAGGCGCTGTTGCTTCCGCTGGGCCCGCTTGCCGAGCACAACATCCGCACCACGTTCGCGGCGAACCTGCTGGCGTCGGGCGGCATCGAGGCGGTCAACCCGGGAACGCTGGACGCCGACGGGGTCGCCGCGGCGGTGTCCGATGCGGGATCGCCTGCGGTGGTGGTGATCTGCGGCACCGACAAGCGATATGCAACCGAAGCCGCCGCGATCGTCGATGCGGCGCGCAACGCCGGGGTAGCGCGGATCTACTTGGCCGGGCCGGAAAAAGCCGTCGCCGATACCGATCCCGAGCATCGGCCCGATGAATACCTGACAGCCAAAATCAATGCAATCGAAGCCCTTTCGGATCTGCTCACTCGGTTGGGGGCGTAA
- the scpA gene encoding methylmalonyl-CoA mutase, producing the protein MTTSTPVIGSFADIPLHGDREGRQPTEAAVAEHIAAAAAAHWYTPDQLIWHTPEDIAVKPVYIAADRAAVEADGYPLNSFPGEPPFVRGPYPTMYVNQPWTIRQYAGFSTAAESNAFYRRNLAAGQKGLSVAFDLATHRGYDSDHPRVQGDVGMAGVAIDSILDMRQLFDGIDLSTVSVSMTMNGAVLPILALYVVAAEEQGVPPEKLAGTIQNDILKEFMVRNTYIYPPKPSMRIISDIFGYTSAKMPKFNSISISGYHIQEAGATADLELAYTLADGVDYIKAGLDADLDIDKFAPRLSFFWGIGMNFFMEVAKLRAGRLLWSELVSQFNPKSAKSLSLRTHSQTSGWSLTAQDAFNNVARTCIEAMAATQGHTQSLHTNALDEALALPTDFSARIARNTQLVLQQESGTTRPIDPWGGSYYVEWLTHQLAQRARAHIAEVAEHGGMAQAIDDGIPKLRIEEAAARTQARIDSGIQPVVGINKYQVEEDQEVEVLKVENSRVRAEQLAKLKDLRAGRDSQAVEAALAELSRAAAAHGRAGADGLGNNLLALAINAARAKATVGEISDALEKVYGRHQAEIRTIAGVYRDEAGKAPNMATATELVEKFAEADGRRPRILVAKMGQDGHDRGQKVIATAFADIGFDVDVGSLFSTPEEVARQAADNDVHVVGVSSLAAGHLTLVPALRDALAEVGRSDIMVVVGGVIPPGDFDELYDAGAAAIFPPGTVIADAAIGLLHKLAERLGYDLS; encoded by the coding sequence ATGACGACGTCTACTCCTGTGATCGGCAGTTTCGCCGACATCCCACTGCACGGCGATCGCGAGGGGCGCCAACCCACCGAAGCCGCCGTGGCAGAGCACATCGCCGCGGCCGCCGCGGCGCACTGGTACACGCCCGATCAGTTGATCTGGCACACGCCGGAAGACATTGCCGTCAAACCGGTTTACATCGCCGCCGATCGCGCCGCCGTCGAGGCCGACGGCTACCCGTTGAACAGCTTCCCGGGTGAACCGCCGTTCGTCCGCGGCCCGTACCCGACGATGTATGTCAACCAGCCGTGGACCATCCGGCAATACGCCGGTTTCTCCACCGCCGCGGAGTCCAACGCGTTCTACCGCCGCAACCTGGCCGCCGGGCAGAAGGGTCTGTCGGTGGCGTTCGACCTGGCCACCCACCGCGGATATGACTCGGACCACCCTCGTGTTCAGGGTGACGTCGGAATGGCCGGTGTGGCAATCGATTCCATCCTGGATATGCGGCAGCTGTTCGACGGGATCGACCTGTCGACGGTGTCGGTGTCGATGACGATGAACGGCGCCGTGCTGCCGATTCTGGCGTTGTACGTGGTGGCCGCCGAGGAGCAGGGGGTGCCGCCGGAGAAGCTTGCCGGCACCATCCAGAACGACATCCTCAAAGAGTTCATGGTGCGCAACACCTACATCTATCCGCCGAAGCCGTCGATGCGCATCATCTCCGACATCTTCGGCTATACCAGCGCCAAGATGCCGAAGTTCAACTCCATCTCGATCTCCGGCTACCACATCCAAGAAGCCGGTGCCACAGCCGATTTGGAGCTGGCCTACACGCTGGCCGACGGCGTCGACTACATCAAGGCCGGGCTGGACGCCGACCTGGACATCGACAAGTTCGCGCCGCGGCTGTCCTTCTTCTGGGGCATCGGGATGAACTTCTTCATGGAAGTCGCCAAACTGCGGGCGGGCCGGTTGCTGTGGAGCGAACTGGTCAGTCAGTTCAACCCGAAAAGCGCGAAATCGCTGTCGCTGCGCACACATTCGCAGACGTCAGGTTGGTCGCTCACCGCGCAGGACGCGTTCAACAACGTCGCCCGCACCTGCATCGAGGCGATGGCCGCGACCCAGGGCCACACCCAGTCGCTGCATACCAACGCGCTGGACGAGGCGCTGGCGCTGCCCACCGACTTCTCCGCCCGGATCGCCCGCAACACTCAGCTGGTGCTGCAGCAGGAGTCGGGCACCACGCGGCCGATCGACCCCTGGGGCGGCTCGTATTACGTGGAGTGGCTGACGCATCAGCTCGCGCAGCGGGCGCGCGCCCACATCGCCGAGGTCGCCGAGCACGGCGGTATGGCCCAGGCCATCGACGACGGCATTCCCAAGCTGCGCATCGAGGAGGCCGCCGCGCGCACCCAGGCCCGGATCGACTCCGGGATCCAGCCGGTGGTGGGGATCAACAAGTATCAGGTCGAGGAGGACCAGGAGGTCGAGGTCCTGAAGGTCGAAAACAGCCGGGTGCGCGCCGAACAGCTGGCCAAGCTGAAAGACCTGCGCGCAGGCCGGGATTCGCAGGCAGTCGAGGCCGCCCTGGCCGAGTTGTCCCGGGCGGCCGCCGCGCACGGCCGCGCCGGGGCAGACGGACTGGGCAACAACCTGCTGGCGCTGGCCATCAACGCCGCGCGGGCCAAGGCCACGGTCGGGGAGATCTCGGATGCGCTGGAGAAGGTGTACGGCCGTCACCAGGCGGAGATTCGTACGATCGCCGGCGTCTACCGCGACGAAGCCGGAAAGGCTCCGAACATGGCAACCGCCACCGAACTAGTCGAGAAGTTCGCCGAGGCCGACGGCCGCCGGCCCAGGATCCTGGTGGCCAAGATGGGCCAGGACGGCCACGACCGCGGTCAGAAGGTGATCGCGACGGCATTCGCCGACATCGGGTTCGACGTGGACGTCGGATCGCTGTTCTCCACCCCCGAGGAGGTGGCCCGCCAGGCCGCCGACAACGACGTGCATGTGGTCGGTGTGTCCTCGCTGGCCGCCGGGCACCTGACCCTGGTGCCGGCCCTGCGCGACGCGCTGGCCGAGGTGGGCCGGTCCGACATCATGGTCGTGGTTGGCGGCGTCATTCCGCCCGGCGACTTCGACGAGCTCTACGACGCGGG